A portion of the Anabas testudineus chromosome 22, fAnaTes1.2, whole genome shotgun sequence genome contains these proteins:
- the fybb gene encoding FYN-binding protein 1 isoform X1, with protein sequence MDNKADVKAIMARFQASGSSIEETSSTPAGRTKQPVHPTLSSGPTIQPKKPVLESLSGGAINAGPKPPFLKKEITEAHEPNKTKALASRFANNQDDTNSKPFTVNKQIPSKSPLSQAHETKGPVQKSPLNKSTLSNSLSDSKPVIPKPSLAASSKPSWVKEDSSGGVPSTTSATPPKVPNLQQKPSSSILKLMQQNEELVGANVNTVSKPSPVANANLKPVSNFRTAQNMFNKEDKNEQPDSGGATKQPLGPTSSIPPPKPPITKKPSLKKPVKSPVQDSNVNGDAPSGPKRNPLPNSLALGPPPAKPNRPPKVDLEKCKRGAEPCDDGPGALKKPNIPTTLASHPSNHNVTPPPPALPSLPPRHPGSMPEDKDIYDDVDEVTNSPPPLPPSAGHPSQRAKEEIDDDDDDGEMYEDLDERWEAAAEQKLDKKKEKDEKEEKKRLEAEKKEQKEREKKEQDAKKKFKLVGPLEVIHQGKARVDCKGSKTDLVLRQGDSLDIIRVQGNPEGKWLGRTQDGSIGYVKTTSVEIDFNSLKNRQAQPAYEPEVYDDIDVLSSDNSGNKGPGVVLPPLPEGGEIYDDVVDPNLDIRSPAMKPLGFLRMFERSRRLTRSTEVPPPSQFSAEGNKDKPGAPTDEEIYDDVDSQSLPPPPPISSLPPLKGKSKTEEMDPKKQKKFEKEEKEFRKRFKHDGEIRVLYQVTIVETLTNKKWTGKDLPIRAGEKLDVIVKAVDNKLICRNEEGKFGYVSTSFVAMDDGDIYDDVGDDCIYDND encoded by the exons ATG GATAACAAGGCTGATGTAAAGGCCATCATGGCTCGCTTCCAAGCGAGTGGGTCAAGCATTGAAGAGACTTCCTCTACACCGGCTGGACGAACAAAACAACCCGTGCACCCCACCCTCTCCTCTGGCCCAACCATACAACCAAAAAAACCTGTTTTAGAGAGCCTCTCGGGCGGTGCAATAAATGCTGGTCCTAAACCACCTTttttgaaaaaggaaataacAGAAGCACATGAGCCAAACAAAACTAAAGCCCTGGCTAGCAGGTTTGCTAACAACCAGGATGACACAAACAGCAAGCCTTTCACTGTTAATAAACAGATTCCCTCTAAGTCACCTCTGTCACAGGCACATGAAACCAAAGGTCCTGTACAGAAGTCTCCTCTCAACAAGAGCACCCTCAGTAATAGCCTATCTGATTCCAAACCTGTCATTCCTAAACCATCCCTAGCAGCAAGCTCCAAGCCCAGTTGGGTGAAAGAAGACAGCAGTGGGGGTGTACCATCCACTACAAGCGCCACACCACCTAAAGTGCCTAATTTACAACAGAAACCAAGCAGCAGCATATTAAAGTTAATGCAGCAAAATGAAGAACTGGTAGGAGCTAATGTGAACACTGTGAGCAAGCCTTCACCTGTGGCAAACGCCAACCTTAAGCCAGTCTCCAACTTTAGGACGGCTCAAAATATGTTCaacaaggaggacaagaatgaGCAGCCAGACAGTGGTGGAGCTACTAAACAGCCCCTTGGTCCCACTAGTTCCATTCCTCCTCCCAAACCTCCAATTACCAAAAAGCCTAGCTTGAAGAAGCCAGTTAAATCCCCTGTTCAAGACAGCAATGTTAACGGTGATGCCCCTTCGGGGCCCAAGCGTAACCCTTTACCCAACAGTCTTGCTTTAGGCCCTCCTCCTGCTAAACCTAATCGCCCTCCCAAGGTCGACCTGGAGAAGTGCAAAAGAGGTGCTGAGCCATGTGATGATG GTCCTGGTGCCCTCAAGAAACCCAACATACCAACTACTTTGGCCTCTCACCCCAGTAACCATAATGTGACCCCCCCTCCGCCTGCACTCCCCAGTCTGCCCCCACGACATCCTGGATCAAT GCCCGAAGATAAAGACATctatgatgatgttgatgaagTGACAAACTCTCCCCCACCTCTGCCACCATCTGCAG GTCACCCGAGTCAGAGGGCAAAG GAGGaaattgatgatgatgatgatgatggggagATGTATGAGGATCTTGATGAACGATG ggaagcagcagctgaacaaaaactagataagaagaaagagaaagacgagaaggaggagaaaaaacgattggaggcagagaagaaggagCAGAAAGAACGCGAGAAGAAGGAACAAGATGccaaaaagaaattcaaa ttGGTTGGCCCCCTAGAGGTCATCCATCAAGGAAAGGCGCGTGTGGACTGCAAAGGCAGTAAAACTGACCTTGTTCTGAGGCAAGGCGACAGCCTGGACATCATTCGTGTGCAGGGCAATCCAGAGGGGAAATGGTTGGGCCGGACGCAAGATGGATCCA TTGGTTATGTAAAGACCACTTCTGTGGAAATTGACTTTAATAGTCTGAAAAATCGTCAAGCTCAGCCAGCATATGAACCTGAGGTCTATGATGACATTGATGTGCTCTCCTCTGATAACAG TGGGAATAAGGGACCAGGAG TTGTCTTACCCCCACTACCAGAGGGGGGAGAAATATATGACGATGTCGTTGATCCAAATTTGGACATCAG GTCTCCTGCTATGAAGCCCCTTGGCTTCCTACGGATGTTTGAGCGGAGCAGACGTCTTACCCGCTCTACAGA AGTGCCTCCACCCAGCCAGTTTTCTGCAGAGGGAAATAAAG ATAAACCAGGAGCGCCAACTGATGAGGAGATATACGATGATGTTGACTCTCAAAGTTTGCCTCCACCTCCCCCCATCAGCAG CCTTCCACCACTAAAAGGCAAAAGCAAAACTGAAGAGATGGATccaaagaagcagaaaaagtttgagaaagaggagaaagaattCAGAAAAAGGTTTAAG CATGATGGTGAGATACGGGTCCTGTACCAGGTGACCATCGTCGAAACACTTACTAATAAGAAGTGGACTGGGAAAGACCTGCCAATCAGAGCAGGGGAAAAACTTGACGTCATTGTCAAAGCTGTGGACAACAAACTAATCTGTCGAAACGAGGAGGGAAAGT ttGGTTATGTTTCGACCAGCTTCGTTGCTATGGA TGATGGTGACATCTATGATGACGTTGGAGATG ATTGCATCTATGACAACGACTGA
- the fybb gene encoding FYN-binding protein 1 isoform X2 has product MDNKADVKAIMARFQASGSSIEETSSTPAGRTKQPVHPTLSSGPTIQPKKPVLESLSGGAINAGPKPPFLKKEITEAHEPNKTKALASRFANNQDDTNSKPFTVNKQIPSKSPLSQAHETKGPVQKSPLNKSTLSNSLSDSKPVIPKPSLAASSKPSWVKEDSSGGVPSTTSATPPKVPNLQQKPSSSILKLMQQNEELVGANVNTVSKPSPVANANLKPVSNFRTAQNMFNKEDKNEQPDSGGATKQPLGPTSSIPPPKPPITKKPSLKKPVKSPVQDSNVNGDAPSGPKRNPLPNSLALGPPPAKPNRPPKVDLEKCKRGAEPCDDGPGALKKPNIPTTLASHPSNHNVTPPPPALPSLPPRHPGSMPEDKDIYDDVDEVTNSPPPLPPSAGHPSQRAKEEIDDDDDDGEMYEDLDERWEAAAEQKLDKKKEKDEKEEKKRLEAEKKEQKEREKKEQDAKKKFKLVGPLEVIHQGKARVDCKGSKTDLVLRQGDSLDIIRVQGNPEGKWLGRTQDGSIGYVKTTSVEIDFNSLKNRQAQPAYEPEVYDDIDVLSSDNSGNKGPGVVLPPLPEGGEIYDDVVDPNLDIRVPPPSQFSAEGNKDKPGAPTDEEIYDDVDSQSLPPPPPISSLPPLKGKSKTEEMDPKKQKKFEKEEKEFRKRFKHDGEIRVLYQVTIVETLTNKKWTGKDLPIRAGEKLDVIVKAVDNKLICRNEEGKFGYVSTSFVAMDDGDIYDDVGDDCIYDND; this is encoded by the exons ATG GATAACAAGGCTGATGTAAAGGCCATCATGGCTCGCTTCCAAGCGAGTGGGTCAAGCATTGAAGAGACTTCCTCTACACCGGCTGGACGAACAAAACAACCCGTGCACCCCACCCTCTCCTCTGGCCCAACCATACAACCAAAAAAACCTGTTTTAGAGAGCCTCTCGGGCGGTGCAATAAATGCTGGTCCTAAACCACCTTttttgaaaaaggaaataacAGAAGCACATGAGCCAAACAAAACTAAAGCCCTGGCTAGCAGGTTTGCTAACAACCAGGATGACACAAACAGCAAGCCTTTCACTGTTAATAAACAGATTCCCTCTAAGTCACCTCTGTCACAGGCACATGAAACCAAAGGTCCTGTACAGAAGTCTCCTCTCAACAAGAGCACCCTCAGTAATAGCCTATCTGATTCCAAACCTGTCATTCCTAAACCATCCCTAGCAGCAAGCTCCAAGCCCAGTTGGGTGAAAGAAGACAGCAGTGGGGGTGTACCATCCACTACAAGCGCCACACCACCTAAAGTGCCTAATTTACAACAGAAACCAAGCAGCAGCATATTAAAGTTAATGCAGCAAAATGAAGAACTGGTAGGAGCTAATGTGAACACTGTGAGCAAGCCTTCACCTGTGGCAAACGCCAACCTTAAGCCAGTCTCCAACTTTAGGACGGCTCAAAATATGTTCaacaaggaggacaagaatgaGCAGCCAGACAGTGGTGGAGCTACTAAACAGCCCCTTGGTCCCACTAGTTCCATTCCTCCTCCCAAACCTCCAATTACCAAAAAGCCTAGCTTGAAGAAGCCAGTTAAATCCCCTGTTCAAGACAGCAATGTTAACGGTGATGCCCCTTCGGGGCCCAAGCGTAACCCTTTACCCAACAGTCTTGCTTTAGGCCCTCCTCCTGCTAAACCTAATCGCCCTCCCAAGGTCGACCTGGAGAAGTGCAAAAGAGGTGCTGAGCCATGTGATGATG GTCCTGGTGCCCTCAAGAAACCCAACATACCAACTACTTTGGCCTCTCACCCCAGTAACCATAATGTGACCCCCCCTCCGCCTGCACTCCCCAGTCTGCCCCCACGACATCCTGGATCAAT GCCCGAAGATAAAGACATctatgatgatgttgatgaagTGACAAACTCTCCCCCACCTCTGCCACCATCTGCAG GTCACCCGAGTCAGAGGGCAAAG GAGGaaattgatgatgatgatgatgatggggagATGTATGAGGATCTTGATGAACGATG ggaagcagcagctgaacaaaaactagataagaagaaagagaaagacgagaaggaggagaaaaaacgattggaggcagagaagaaggagCAGAAAGAACGCGAGAAGAAGGAACAAGATGccaaaaagaaattcaaa ttGGTTGGCCCCCTAGAGGTCATCCATCAAGGAAAGGCGCGTGTGGACTGCAAAGGCAGTAAAACTGACCTTGTTCTGAGGCAAGGCGACAGCCTGGACATCATTCGTGTGCAGGGCAATCCAGAGGGGAAATGGTTGGGCCGGACGCAAGATGGATCCA TTGGTTATGTAAAGACCACTTCTGTGGAAATTGACTTTAATAGTCTGAAAAATCGTCAAGCTCAGCCAGCATATGAACCTGAGGTCTATGATGACATTGATGTGCTCTCCTCTGATAACAG TGGGAATAAGGGACCAGGAG TTGTCTTACCCCCACTACCAGAGGGGGGAGAAATATATGACGATGTCGTTGATCCAAATTTGGACATCAG AGTGCCTCCACCCAGCCAGTTTTCTGCAGAGGGAAATAAAG ATAAACCAGGAGCGCCAACTGATGAGGAGATATACGATGATGTTGACTCTCAAAGTTTGCCTCCACCTCCCCCCATCAGCAG CCTTCCACCACTAAAAGGCAAAAGCAAAACTGAAGAGATGGATccaaagaagcagaaaaagtttgagaaagaggagaaagaattCAGAAAAAGGTTTAAG CATGATGGTGAGATACGGGTCCTGTACCAGGTGACCATCGTCGAAACACTTACTAATAAGAAGTGGACTGGGAAAGACCTGCCAATCAGAGCAGGGGAAAAACTTGACGTCATTGTCAAAGCTGTGGACAACAAACTAATCTGTCGAAACGAGGAGGGAAAGT ttGGTTATGTTTCGACCAGCTTCGTTGCTATGGA TGATGGTGACATCTATGATGACGTTGGAGATG ATTGCATCTATGACAACGACTGA
- the pde6b gene encoding rod cGMP-specific 3',5'-cyclic phosphodiesterase subunit beta, which yields MGVQKADVEKFLKENPAFAKQYYAKKMSPGSISKVSGLPEKQIDFSQFQELSQVEESLIMYDVIKDMQENINMEKVVFKILKRISALIHADRCSLFMYRQRNGIGELATRLFNVNTESVLEDCVVPPDSEIVYPLDMGIVGHVAQTKKTVNVKDVRENQYFSSFVDELTDYQTRNILATPILNGKDMVAVVMALNKTTGPHFTAEDEDLFLKYLKIASLNLKIFHLSYLHSCETRKGQLLLWSANKVFEELTDIERQFHKALYTVRAYLNCDRYSVGLLDMTKEKEFFDIWPVLMGEQPPYSGPVTPDGREVNFYKVIDYILHGKEDIKVIPNPPADHWALLSGLPTYVAESGFICNIMNAAADEMFEFQTEPLDDSGWTIKNVLSLPIVNKKEEIVGVATFYNRKDGKPFDDQDEQLMEALTQFLGWSALNTDTYDKMNKLENRKDIAQDMVLYHVKCRDDEIQNILNTREVYDCEPRECEEDELRAILKKDLPPLVKKFEIYEFHFSDFNCTEMELVKCGIQMYYEVGVVKKFQIPQEVLVRFMYSVSKGYRKITYHNWRHGFNVGQTMFTLLTTGMLKRYYTDLEVMAMITAGFLHDIDHRGTNNLYQVKSGNPLAKLHGSSILERHHLEFGKFLLADESLNIYQNLNRRQVDHVIHLTDIAIIATDLALYFKKRTMFQKIVDLSHTYEDEKKWIEFMSLETTRKEIVMAMMMTACDLSAIAKPWKVQSKVALSVAAEFWEQGDLERTVLEQQPIPMMDRTKAAELPKLQCGFIDFVCMFVYKEFSRFHPQIQPMLDGITNNRKEWNAKKEEYEAKLKAIEDEKAAREAAAPKKAGANNPSSGGSGSKTCSVC from the exons ATGGGTGTGCAAAAGGCAGACGTGGAAAAGTTTCTGAAAGAGAACCCTGCATTTGCTAAACAGTACTATGCCAAGAAGATGAGTCCTGGCTCCATATCTAAGGTGTCAGGGCTCCCAGAGAAACAGATCGACTTCAGCCAGTTTCAGGAGCTCAGCCAG GTTGAGGAAAGCCTTATCATGTATGACGTGATCAAAGACATGCAAGAGAACATCAACATGGAAAAAGTGGTCTTCAAGATCCTGAAGAGAATCAGTGCGCTCATCCATGCTGACCGCTGCAGCTTGTTCATGTACCGGCAGAGGAATGGCATTGGAGAGCTCGCCACAAGGCTCTTTAACGTCAACACAGAATCCGTGTTGGAGGACTGTGTGGTGCCACCAGACTCTGAGATCGTCTACCCACTGGACATGGGAATAGTTGGCCATGTGGCCCAGACCAAGAAGACTGTTAATGTGAAGGATGTCAGAGAG AACCAGTACTTCAGCTCGTTCGTCGATGAACTCACAGATTACCAGACTAGGAACATTCTGGCTACGCCCATCCTCAACGGTAAAGACATGGTGGCTGTGGTCATGGCTCTGAATAAGACCACAGGACCACATTTCACagctgaagatgaagat CTTTTCTTAAAGTATCTCAAAATTGCCTCTTTGAACTTGAAGATCTTCCACCTGAGTTACCTGCACAGCTGTGAGACGCGTAAAGGACAG ctgctgctgtggtctgCCAACAAGGTGTTTGAAGAGCTGACAGACATTGAGCGACAGTTTCACAAAGCCTTGTACACTGTTCGAGCCTACCTCAACTGTGACCGCTACTCTGTTGGTTTGCTAGACATGACAAAGGAGAAG GAGTTCTTTGACATCTGGCCGGTGCTGATGGGAGAGCAGCCTCCTTATTCTGGACCTGTAACTCCTGATGGCAGG GAAGTAAATTTCTACAAAGTGATTGATTACATATTACATGGAAAAGAAGACATCAAAGTAATACC CAATCCACCAGCAGATCACTGGGCCTTGTTGAGCGGCCTGCCTACTTATGTAGCTGAAAGTGGTTTT ATTTGTAACATAATGAATGCAGCTGCTGATGAGATGTTCGAGTTTCAG ACCGAGCCACTTGACGACAGTGGTTGGACCATAAAAAATGTTCTCTCGCTGCCAATTGTcaacaaaaaagaagagatcGTTGGTGTGGCCACTTTCTACAACCGAAAGGATGGGAAGCCTTTTGATGATCAGGATGAACAACTTATGGAG GCTTTGACCCAGTTTCTGGGCTGGTCGgctttaaacacagacacttaTGACAAAATGAACAAGCTTGAGAATCGGAAAGACATCGCTCAGGACATGGTGCTCTACCATGTCAAATGTCGAGATGATGAGATTCAAAATATCCTG AACACGAGAGAGGTCTATGACTGTGAGCCCAGAGAGTGTGAGGAGGACGAACTTCGAGCTATATTg AAAAAAGATCTACCTCCACTGGTCAAGAAGTTTGAGATTTACGAGTTCCACTTTTCGGATTTCAACTGCACAGAGATGGAACTGGTGAAGTGTGGGATCCAGATGTACTATGAGGTCGGGGTCGTAAAGAAGTTTCAGATCCCTCAAGAG GTACTGGTTCGGTTCATGTACTCAGTCAGTAAAGGCTACAGAAAAATCACCTACCACAACTGGCGCCATGGCTTCAACGTGGGACAGACTATGTTTACACTATTAACG ACGGGAATGCTGAAGCGATACTACACTGACTTGGAAGTAATGGCCATGATTACTGCAGGCTTCCTCCATGACATTGACCACAGAGGGACAAACAACTTGTACCAAGTCAA ATCCGGTAACCCTCTGGCCAAGCTACATGGCTCCTCCATTTTGGAACGACACCATCTCGAATTTGGAAAGTTCCTCTTGGCTGATGAG TCACTGAATATCTACCAGAACCTTAACAGGCGACAGGTAGACCATGTCATTCATCTCACGGACATCGCCATTATCGCCACTGACCTGGCTCTTTATTTCAA AAAGAGAACCATGTTCCAGAAGATTGTGGACCTTTCACATACATACGAGGATGAAAAGAAGTGGATCGAATTCATGTCTCTAGAAACGACCAGAAAAGAGATCGTCAT GGCGATGATGATGACTGCATGTGACTTGTCTGCTATTGCCAAACCCTGGAAGGTACAGAGCAAG GTCGCCTTGTCTGTGGCAGCAGAGTTCTGGGAGCAGGGTGACCTGGAGAGGACAGTGCTGGAACAGCAACCTATT CCCATGATGGACAGGACCAAGGCAGCTGAACTTCCAAAGCTACAGTGTGGTTTCATTGACTttgtctgcatgtttgtctACAAG GAGTTCTCTCGCTTCCATCCACAAATCCAGCCCATGCTGGATGGCATCACCAATAACAGGAAGGAGTGGaatgcaaagaaagaagaataCGAAGCTAAACTCAAAGCCATAGAGGACGAGAAGGCTGCTAGAGAGGCAGCTGCACCCAAGAAAG CTGGTGCAAACAACCCCAGCAGTGGAGGTTCAGGCTCCAAAACCTGCTCAGTGTGctaa
- the rbp4l gene encoding retinol binding protein 4, like, producing MGFSKLALLLVLVSCVERCQSSSCVVDSFSVKEDFDPKRYAGKWYALQKKDPEGLFLQDNISAEYTIDDDGSMTASSKGRVTLFGFWVVCADMAAQYSVPDPATPAKMFMNYQGLASYLSSGGDNYWVIDTDYDHYAITYACRTLKDDGSCEDGYALVFSRNPRGLPPAIQRMVRQKQDEICMAGQFQPVLQSGAC from the exons ATGGGATTCTCTAAGCTGGCCCTGCTGCTGGTCTTGGTGTCTTGCGTAGAGCGCTGTCAGTCTTCCTCCTGTGTCGTTGACAGCTTCTCAGTCAAAGAGGACTTTGATCCCAAGAGG TATGCAGGGAAGTGGTATGCACTGCAGAAGAAAGACCCAGAAGGCCTGTTCCTGCAGGACAACATCTCAGCTGAGTACACCATCGATGACGATGGCTCCATGACTGCCTCCTCCAAAGGACGGGTCACTCTCTTTGG CTTCTGGGTGGTGTGTGCTGACATGGCTGCACAGTACTCTGTCCCTGACCCTGCCACCCCCGCAAAGATGTTTATGAACTACCAGGGACTGGCCAGCTATCTGTCCAGTGGAG GTGACAACTACTGGGTGATCGACACCGACTATGACCACTATGCCATCACCTACGCCTGCCGCACTCTGAAGGATGATGGCAGCTGCGAAGACGGCTACGCCCTTGTATTTTCCAGGAACCCACGTGGTCTGCCTCCCGCCATCCAACGCATGGTCCGTCAGAAACAGGACGAGATCTGCATGGCTGGACAGTTTCAGCCTGTCCTGCAGTCTGGAGCCTgctaa
- the si:ch211-243g18.2 gene encoding keratin, type I cytoskeletal 18 — protein sequence MTSSMSMRSYTMSRQPSFSSRSLMDTGRARSRASVSFAAASPLIRSASIGQDLNGPMSFQLNGLHGNSTNEKEAMQSLNSRLANYLDKVRSLERSNADLEMKIKQVMLDRIPKGHDLDSMMAQAHAVEQEVRKRTLENARLMLEIDNAKLAADDFRIKWETELVMCQSVERDCVALKKAKTDHEQIIASLRGDLDSLKEELYFLKKNHEEELEQMKSRIARDEVNVEVDSASGPELGTVLSDLRSQYEGIVKKNKEQAEQWYRKKLETVQNEVKESNEALRGAQSELTERQRFLQTLEVELESLHKQIVALEGNLGETGQKYSAEMERLQATLNQLEDDLSALRLDMQRTKTDYEQLLRIKQNLEMEIATYRRLLEGEETVKEVPPPPKKEPDVRTRKIVKVVTQTMINGKVVDESSEVEQIEETKK from the exons ATGACCTCCAGCATGTCCATGAGGAGCTACACTATGAGCCGTCAGCCCTCCTTCTCTAGTCGCTCACTAATGGACACCGGGCGGGCTCGCTCCCGTGCTTCAGTGTCCTTTGCAGCAGCCAGCCCGCTGATCCGTTCAGCTTCTATCGGCCAGGATCTCAATGGACCGATGAGCTTCCAGCTCAACGGCCTGCATGGCAACAGCACCAATGAAAAGGAAGCTATGCAGAGTCTCAACAGCCGCCTGGCCAACTACCTGGACAAG GTGCGGTCACTTGAGCGCTCCAACGCAGACCTggaaatgaaaatcaaacaggTGATGCTAGACCGCATTCCCAAAGGTCACGACCTTGATTCCATGATGGCCCAAGCTCATGCCGTAGAGCAAGAG GTGAGGAAGAGGACTTTGGAAAATGCTCGTCTCATGTTAGAGATCGATAATGCTAAACTGGCTGCTGATGACTTCAGAATCAA ATGGGAGACTGAGCTGGTGATGTGTCAGTCCGTGGAGCGAGACTGTGTTGCTTTAAAAAAGGCCAAGACTGACCATGAGCAGATCATTGCTTCTCTGAGGGGCGATCTGGACAGCCTGAAAGAAGAACTTTACTTCCTCAAGAAAAACCATGAGGAG GAACTTGAGCAGATGAAGTCTCGTATTGCCAGAGATGAGGTAAATGTGGAGGTGGACTCTGCCAGCGGGCCGGAGCTGGGCACTGTTCTGTCCGATCTGCGCTCCCAATACGAAGGGATCGTCAAGAAGAACAAGGAACAGGCAGAACAGTGGTACCGCAAGAAG CTGGAAACGGTGCAGAATGAGGTGAAGGAGAGCAACGAGGCTCTGAGGGGAGCCCAGAGCGAGCTGACCGAGAGGCAGCGCTTCCTGCAGACcctggaggtggagctggagagTCTCCACAAACAG ATAGTGGCGCTGGAAGGTAACCTGGGTGAGACGGGTCAGAAGTACTCTGCTGAGATGGAGAGGCTGCAGGCCACACTGAACCAGCTGGAGGACGACCTCTCCGCGCTTAGGCTGGACATGCAGCGCACCAAAACCGACTACGAGCAGCTCCTCCGCATCAAGCAGAACCTGGAAATGGAGATCGCCACCTACAGGCGTCTGCTGGAGGGAGAGGAAAC AGTTAAAGAAGTTCCTCCTCCACCAAAAA aGGAGCCAGATGTTCGCACCAGGAAGATTGTGAAGGTGGTGACTCAGACAATGATCAATGGCAAAGTGGTGGACGAATCTAGCGAGGTGGAGCAGATTGAAGAGACCAAGAAATAG